A region of Lycium barbarum isolate Lr01 chromosome 3, ASM1917538v2, whole genome shotgun sequence DNA encodes the following proteins:
- the LOC132632907 gene encoding formin-like protein 20 isoform X2 gives MALFRRFFYRKPPDRLLEISERVYVFDCCFSTDVLDEDEYKTYMGGIVAQLQDHYADASFMVFNFREGDKRSQISDILSQYDMTVMDYPRQYEGCPLLPLEMIHHFLRSSESWLSLEGQQNVLLMHCERGGWPVLAFMLAGLLLYRKQYTGEHKTLEMVYKQAPRELLHLLSPLNPQPSQLRYLQYISRKNFGSEWLPSDTPFALDCIILRFPPLYDGGRGCRPVLRVYGQDPASTTSNRSSKLLFSTSKTKKHARFYQQEECSLVKIDIHCRVQGDVVLECVHLEDDLVREEMMFRVMFHTTFIRSNVLMLMRDEVDVLWDAKDQFPRGFKAEVLFSDPNAVPSVVTEEVPSEDENGTEGASPEEFFEVEEIFSNAVDGQDGKGESGAHIVKESLQDDDSIEIIWKEEVEHHAFQDCASDEVNNKQEKKMDSNRSASETNILGDRDNSIPSNVVVTNGPSNMESEQVLSGDCLASENGELKLDKAGTLKQKKLEREGLQQKMSADINKQKSDKTVSSLKKQSFSNAKPAVDAVGPKNKSKQQDSQGTVRQAKPNAVSRWIPPNKGSYTSSMHVSYPPSRYNSAPPVLALTKDSQSGVKSKSPSPQASSEAIVSAEAGHVPGKDSSCPASGMSMVEASVATMSAPESVETHQTLQGHPSPPSSLPSPSPSTSSHETPDTVVAGTNSPSASATPRSSNVQSFSPPPPPPPPPPPPPPSTSSRMTPVGAFSPPPPPPPPPLLPTSSSIINVGRVLPEVVSSSLSPPPPPPPPPPPIYASTVPRLASVGVSTPSPSPPPPPPTMHTGYSPPPPPPPPPPMRTGYSPPPPPPSPPPPPLLGSSAPPPPPLPPTLHSSQVAPPPPPLPPLRNAPPPPPPPPSKYAPPPPPPPPSLYNVPSAPPPPPPPFSRAPPPPPPPPGGPPPPPPPMWGPPPPPPPPGGGRPPPPPGAPPPMRGPPPPPPPPGGGPPPPPPPPGGRAPGPPPPPPPGGRAPGPPPPPPPGGRAPGPPPPPPPGGRAPGPPPPPGAPRPPGGGPPPPPPFGAKGPGAVGRGIPAGRGQGFSRTAGGVAPRRSNLKPLHWSKVSRALQGSLWDELQRNGESQLSPEFDFSELETLFSATVPKSDNAGKSGGRRKSVGSKPEKVHLIDLRRANNTEIMLTKVKMPLPDMVAAALAMDESILDADQVENLIKFCPTKDEMELLKNYTGDKELLGKCEQFFLELMKVPRVESKMRVFLFKIQFNSQVKDFKKNLNTVNSACEEVRHSLKLKEILKKILYLGNTLNQGTARGSAVGFKLDSLLKLTDTRATNNKMTLMHYLCKVLAAKSPALLDFHVDLVSLEAASKIQLKSLAEEMQAIIKGLEKVKKELEASENDGRVSEIFRKTLKEFVGVAEAQVGSVKELYSVAGRNADALALYFGEDPARCPFEQVTATLLNFVRLFRKAHEENLKQAELERKKVQKEAEMENAKGINLTKKGFK, from the exons ATGGCGCTGTTCAGACGCTTCTTCTATAGGAAGCCGCCGGATCGGCTTCTCGAGATTTCTGAGCGGGTCTACG TGTTTGATTGTTGCTTCTCCACCGACGTGTTGGATGAAGATGAGTACAAGACATATATGGGAGGGATTGTAGCTCAGCTGCAGGACCACTATGCAGATGCTTCTTTCATGGTTTTTAACTTTAGGGAAGGTGATAAGAGGAGTCAAATATCTGATATATTGTCCCAATATGATATGACTGTGATGGATTATCCTCGGCAATATGAAGGGTGTCCACTTTTGCCTCTGGAGATGATTCACCACTTCTTGCGCTCGAGTGAGAGCTGGCTTTCACTTGAGGGCCAGCAAAACGTCCTGTTAATGCACTGCGAGAGGGGAGGCTGGCCTGTACTTGCTTTCATGCTTGCTGGCCTTCTtttgtacagaaaacagtacactGGTGAGCATAAGACTCTTGAAATGGTATACAAGCAAGCTCCTAGGGAGCTGCTCCATCTTTTGTCGCCTCTGAATCCACAGCCATCTCAGCTTAGATATCTCCAGTACATCTCCAGAAAGAATTTTGGCTCAGAATGGCTGCCATCAGATACTCCTTTTGCCTTAGATTGCATTATACTAAGATTCCCTCCTCTATATGATGGTGGGAGAGGCTGTCGACCTGTACTTCGCGTCTATGGACAGGACCCTGCTTCAACAACCTCTAATAGGAGCTCTAAGCTCCTTTTTTCAACTTCAAAGACAAAAAAACATGCTCGCTTCTACCAACAG GAAGAGTGTTCACTGGTGAAAATAGACATCCATTGTCGCGTCCAAGGAGATGTTGTTCTTGAGTGTGTCCATTTGGAAGATGACCTAGTAAGGGAAGAAATGATGTTCAGGGTCATGTTCCACACCACATTTATTCGCTCAAATGTTTTGATGTTAATGCGTGATGAAGTTGATGTCCTGTGGGATGCAAAAGACCAATTTCCTAGAGGGTTCAAAGCAGAG GTACTCTTTTCGGATCCTAATGCTGTTCCATCTGTTGTCACTGAAGAAGTGCCAAGTGAGGATGAGAATGGGACCGAAGGTGCTTCACCTGAGGAGTTTTTTGAAGTCGAAGAGATATTCAGCAATGCCGTTGATGGGCAGGATGGAAAGGGGGAGTCTGGAGCCCACATTGTTAAGGAAAGTTTGCAGGATGATGATAGTATTGAAATAATCTGGAAAGAGGAGGTGGAACATCATGCATTTCAAGATTGTGCGTCAGACGAAGTAAATAACAAGCAAGAAAAAAAGATGGATTCTAATCGTTCTGCATCAGAAACGAATATTTTAGGAGATAGAGACAACTCTATACCCTCCAACGTTGTAGTTACCAATGGTCCTAGCAACATGGAATCAGAACAGGTATTGTCTGGGGATTGTTTGGCATCAGAAAATGGGGAGCTAAAGCTAGATAAAGCAGGCACTCTGAAACAGAAGAAGTTGGAGAGGGAAGGTTTGCAACAGAAGATGAGTGCTGATATCAATAAACAAAAAAGTGACAAGACAGTCTCATCTCTTAAGAAACAATCATTCTCCAATGCAAAACCTGCCGTCGATGCCGTAGGTCCGAAAAATAAATCAAAACAGCAGGATAGCCAAGGTACTGTACGACAGGCAAAGCCTAATGCAGTGTCCCGGTGGATCCCTCCCAACAAAGGTTCTTATACTAGTTCAATGCATGTGTCATATCCACCATCAAGGTATAACAGTGCTCCTCCTGTGCTTGCTCTCACCAAGGATTCTCAATCTGGGGTTAAATCAAAGTCACCGTCTCCTCAAGCTTCTTCAGAAGCTATAGTTTCTGCTGAAGCAGGTCATGTTCCAGGGAAAGACTCTTCATGTCCTGCATCGGGTATGTCAATGGTTGAGGCATCTGTTGCTACAATGTCTGCCCCAGAATCAGTTGAAACCCACCAGACCCTACAGGGTCATCCATCTCCTCCAAGTTCGTTGCCTTCTCCATCACCGAGCACTTCATCTCATGAAACGCCTGACACTGTTGTAGCAGGAACTAATTCACCATCAGCTTCTGCAACTCCACGTTCAAGTAATGTCCAGTCATTTTCACCTCCTCCACCTCCTCCTCCCCCACCCCCTCCGCCTCCACCATCAACTAGTTCAAGGATGACTCCAGTGGGTGCCTTTTCTCCTCCCCCACCGCCACCACCTCCTCCGCTTCTGCCCACATCATCCAGTATAATAAATGTTGGTAGGGTCTTGCCAGAAGTAGTATCCAGTTCATTGTCACCTCCACCGCCTCCACCTCCTCCTCCTCCACCTATATATGCATCCACTGTACCAAGATTAGCTAGCGTTGGGGTATCCACACCATCACCGTCACCCCCTCCCCCTCCTCCTACTATGCATACTGGCTAttcccctcctcctcctccccctcctcctcctcctatGCGTACTGGTTATTCCCCTCCTCCTCCTCCGCCTTCACCACCTCCTCCTCCTTTACTTGGTTCTTCAGCGCCACCTCCCCCTCCGCTGCCACCAACACTACATTCCTCGCAAGTTGCTCCACCTCCACCGCCCCTGCCACCTTTGCGAAATGCTCctcctccaccacccccacctccTTCAAAATATGCTCCCCCTCCCCCTCCTCCTCCGCCTTCTTTATACAATGTTCCATCTGCACCACCTCCACCTCCCCCTCCTTTTTCTAGAGCACCACCACCACCTCCTCCACCGCCTGGAGGTCCACCTCCACCACCTCCTCCAATGTGGGGGCCTCCACCTCCTCCACCTCCTCCGGGAGGTGGCCGTCCACCTCCACCTCCTGGAGCACCTCCTCCTATGCGGGGGCCTCCACCTCCACCACCTCCTCCTGGAGGTGGCCCTCCTCCACCACCTCCTCCTCCTGGAGGTCGCGCACCTGGTCCACCTCCCCCACCCCCTCCGGGAGGACGCGCACCTGGTCCGCCTCCCCCACCCCCTCCGGGAGGACGAGCACCTGGTCCTCCTCCCCCACCCCCTCCGGGAGGACGCGCACCTGGTCCACCTCCTCCACCTGGAGCTCCAAGACCTCCAGGTGGTGGGCCTCCCCCACCACCACCATTTGGCGCTAAAGGACCTGGTGCAGTTGGCAGAGGCATTCCCGCAGGGAGAGGGCAGGGATTTTCACGCACAGCTGGTGGTGTAGCCCCTCGAAGATCTAACTTAAAGCCGTTGCATTGGAGCAAGGTATCTAGGGCACTGCAAGGAAGCTTATGGGATGAGCTGCAAAGAAACGGAGAGTCTCAATT GTCACCAGAATTTGATTTTTCAGAACTTGAGACTCTTTTCTCTGCTACAGTCCCCAAGTCAGATAATGCGGGTAAATCTGGAGGGAGAAGGAAGTCTGTTGGGTCTAAACCAGAAAAGGTTCACCTG ATTGACTTAAGGAGGGCAAATAATACTGAAATTATGCTCACAAAGGTGAAAATGCCACTGCCTGACATGGTG GCAGCTGCCCTCGCAATGGATGAGTCAATTTTAGATGCTGATCAGGTGGAGAATCTTATCAAGTTTTGTCCTACAAAAGATGAGATGGAACTTCTGAAG AATTACACTGGCGACAAGGAGCTCCTGGGAAAGTGTGAACAG TTTTTTCTGGAGCTCATGAAGGTGCCTCGAGTCGAGTCAAAAATGAGAGTTTTTCTCTTCAAGATCCAGTTCAACTCTCAG GTCAAGGACTTCAAAAAAAACTTAAACACTGTGAACTCTGCTTGTGAAGAG GTCCGACATTCTCTCAAATTGAAGGAAATATTAAAGAAAATATTGTATTTAGGGAATACATTAAACCAAGGAACTGCCAGAG GTTCTGCCGTTGGATTTAAGTTGGACAGTCTTTTGAAGCTGACTGATACACGTGCTACTAACAACAAGATGACACTCATGCATTATCTTTGTAAG GTTCTTGCTGCCAAGTCACCAGCACTTTTAGACTTCCATGTAGATCTTGTAAGCCTGGAAGCTGCGTCAAAG ATACAATTGAAGTCTCTGGCTGAAGAAATGCAAGCAATCATCAAGGGTTTGGAAAAAGTTAAAAAGGAACTGGAGGCATCCGAGAATGATGGCCGTGTGTCTGAAATTTTTCGTAAG ACCTTAAAGGAGTTCGTTGGTGTGGCTGAAGCACAGGTTGGCTCTGTCAAGGAGTTATATTCTGTTGCG GGCAGAAATGCAGATGCACTTGCACTATATTTCGGTGAGGATCCTGCCCGCTGTCCGTTTGAGCAAG TCACAGCGACCCTCTTAAATTTTGTGAGGCTGTTCCGCAAAGCCCACGAAGAGAACTTGAAGCAGGCTGAACTAGAAAGGAAGAAAGTTCAGAAGGAGGCTGAAATGGAGAATGCCAAAGGAATTAATTTAACAAAGAAGGGTTTCAAGTGA
- the LOC132632907 gene encoding formin-like protein 20 isoform X1, with the protein MALFRRFFYRKPPDRLLEISERVYVFDCCFSTDVLDEDEYKTYMGGIVAQLQDHYADASFMVFNFREGDKRSQISDILSQYDMTVMDYPRQYEGCPLLPLEMIHHFLRSSESWLSLEGQQNVLLMHCERGGWPVLAFMLAGLLLYRKQYTGEHKTLEMVYKQAPRELLHLLSPLNPQPSQLRYLQYISRKNFGSEWLPSDTPFALDCIILRFPPLYDGGRGCRPVLRVYGQDPASTTSNRSSKLLFSTSKTKKHARFYQQEECSLVKIDIHCRVQGDVVLECVHLEDDLVREEMMFRVMFHTTFIRSNVLMLMRDEVDVLWDAKDQFPRGFKAEVLFSDPNAVPSVVTEEVPSEDENGTEGASPEEFFEVEEIFSNAVDGQDGKGESGAHIVKESLQDDDSIEIIWKEEVEHHAFQDCASDEVNNKQEKKMDSNRSASETNILGDRDNSIPSNVVVTNGPSNMESEQVLSGDCLASENGELKLDKAGTLKQKKLEREGLQQKMSADINKQKSDKTVSSLKKQSFSNAKPAVDAVGPKNKSKQQDSQGTVRQAKPNAVSRWIPPNKGSYTSSMHVSYPPSRYNSAPPVLALTKDSQSGVKSKSPSPQASSEAIVSAEAGHVPGKDSSCPASGMSMVEASVATMSAPESVETHQTLQGHPSPPSSLPSPSPSTSSHETPDTVVAGTNSPSASATPRSSNVQSFSPPPPPPPPPPPPPPSTSSRMTPVGAFSPPPPPPPPPLLPTSSSIINVGRVLPEVVSSSLSPPPPPPPPPPPIYASTVPRLASVGVSTPSPSPPPPPPTMHTGYSPPPPPPPPPPMRTGYSPPPPPPSPPPPPLLGSSAPPPPPLPPTLHSSQVAPPPPPLPPLRNAPPPPPPPPSKYAPPPPPPPPSLYNVPSAPPPPPPPFSRAPPPPPPPPGGPPPPPPPMWGPPPPPPPPGGGRPPPPPGAPPPMRGPPPPPPPPGGGPPPPPPPPGGRAPGPPPPPPPGGRAPGPPPPPPPGGRAPGPPPPPPPGGRAPGPPPPPGAPRPPGGGPPPPPPFGAKGPGAVGRGIPAGRGQGFSRTAGGVAPRRSNLKPLHWSKVSRALQGSLWDELQRNGESQLSPEFDFSELETLFSATVPKSDNAGKSGGRRKSVGSKPEKVHLIDLRRANNTEIMLTKVKMPLPDMVAAALAMDESILDADQVENLIKFCPTKDEMELLKNYTGDKELLGKCEQFFLELMKVPRVESKMRVFLFKIQFNSQVKDFKKNLNTVNSACEEQVRHSLKLKEILKKILYLGNTLNQGTARGSAVGFKLDSLLKLTDTRATNNKMTLMHYLCKVLAAKSPALLDFHVDLVSLEAASKIQLKSLAEEMQAIIKGLEKVKKELEASENDGRVSEIFRKTLKEFVGVAEAQVGSVKELYSVAGRNADALALYFGEDPARCPFEQVTATLLNFVRLFRKAHEENLKQAELERKKVQKEAEMENAKGINLTKKGFK; encoded by the exons ATGGCGCTGTTCAGACGCTTCTTCTATAGGAAGCCGCCGGATCGGCTTCTCGAGATTTCTGAGCGGGTCTACG TGTTTGATTGTTGCTTCTCCACCGACGTGTTGGATGAAGATGAGTACAAGACATATATGGGAGGGATTGTAGCTCAGCTGCAGGACCACTATGCAGATGCTTCTTTCATGGTTTTTAACTTTAGGGAAGGTGATAAGAGGAGTCAAATATCTGATATATTGTCCCAATATGATATGACTGTGATGGATTATCCTCGGCAATATGAAGGGTGTCCACTTTTGCCTCTGGAGATGATTCACCACTTCTTGCGCTCGAGTGAGAGCTGGCTTTCACTTGAGGGCCAGCAAAACGTCCTGTTAATGCACTGCGAGAGGGGAGGCTGGCCTGTACTTGCTTTCATGCTTGCTGGCCTTCTtttgtacagaaaacagtacactGGTGAGCATAAGACTCTTGAAATGGTATACAAGCAAGCTCCTAGGGAGCTGCTCCATCTTTTGTCGCCTCTGAATCCACAGCCATCTCAGCTTAGATATCTCCAGTACATCTCCAGAAAGAATTTTGGCTCAGAATGGCTGCCATCAGATACTCCTTTTGCCTTAGATTGCATTATACTAAGATTCCCTCCTCTATATGATGGTGGGAGAGGCTGTCGACCTGTACTTCGCGTCTATGGACAGGACCCTGCTTCAACAACCTCTAATAGGAGCTCTAAGCTCCTTTTTTCAACTTCAAAGACAAAAAAACATGCTCGCTTCTACCAACAG GAAGAGTGTTCACTGGTGAAAATAGACATCCATTGTCGCGTCCAAGGAGATGTTGTTCTTGAGTGTGTCCATTTGGAAGATGACCTAGTAAGGGAAGAAATGATGTTCAGGGTCATGTTCCACACCACATTTATTCGCTCAAATGTTTTGATGTTAATGCGTGATGAAGTTGATGTCCTGTGGGATGCAAAAGACCAATTTCCTAGAGGGTTCAAAGCAGAG GTACTCTTTTCGGATCCTAATGCTGTTCCATCTGTTGTCACTGAAGAAGTGCCAAGTGAGGATGAGAATGGGACCGAAGGTGCTTCACCTGAGGAGTTTTTTGAAGTCGAAGAGATATTCAGCAATGCCGTTGATGGGCAGGATGGAAAGGGGGAGTCTGGAGCCCACATTGTTAAGGAAAGTTTGCAGGATGATGATAGTATTGAAATAATCTGGAAAGAGGAGGTGGAACATCATGCATTTCAAGATTGTGCGTCAGACGAAGTAAATAACAAGCAAGAAAAAAAGATGGATTCTAATCGTTCTGCATCAGAAACGAATATTTTAGGAGATAGAGACAACTCTATACCCTCCAACGTTGTAGTTACCAATGGTCCTAGCAACATGGAATCAGAACAGGTATTGTCTGGGGATTGTTTGGCATCAGAAAATGGGGAGCTAAAGCTAGATAAAGCAGGCACTCTGAAACAGAAGAAGTTGGAGAGGGAAGGTTTGCAACAGAAGATGAGTGCTGATATCAATAAACAAAAAAGTGACAAGACAGTCTCATCTCTTAAGAAACAATCATTCTCCAATGCAAAACCTGCCGTCGATGCCGTAGGTCCGAAAAATAAATCAAAACAGCAGGATAGCCAAGGTACTGTACGACAGGCAAAGCCTAATGCAGTGTCCCGGTGGATCCCTCCCAACAAAGGTTCTTATACTAGTTCAATGCATGTGTCATATCCACCATCAAGGTATAACAGTGCTCCTCCTGTGCTTGCTCTCACCAAGGATTCTCAATCTGGGGTTAAATCAAAGTCACCGTCTCCTCAAGCTTCTTCAGAAGCTATAGTTTCTGCTGAAGCAGGTCATGTTCCAGGGAAAGACTCTTCATGTCCTGCATCGGGTATGTCAATGGTTGAGGCATCTGTTGCTACAATGTCTGCCCCAGAATCAGTTGAAACCCACCAGACCCTACAGGGTCATCCATCTCCTCCAAGTTCGTTGCCTTCTCCATCACCGAGCACTTCATCTCATGAAACGCCTGACACTGTTGTAGCAGGAACTAATTCACCATCAGCTTCTGCAACTCCACGTTCAAGTAATGTCCAGTCATTTTCACCTCCTCCACCTCCTCCTCCCCCACCCCCTCCGCCTCCACCATCAACTAGTTCAAGGATGACTCCAGTGGGTGCCTTTTCTCCTCCCCCACCGCCACCACCTCCTCCGCTTCTGCCCACATCATCCAGTATAATAAATGTTGGTAGGGTCTTGCCAGAAGTAGTATCCAGTTCATTGTCACCTCCACCGCCTCCACCTCCTCCTCCTCCACCTATATATGCATCCACTGTACCAAGATTAGCTAGCGTTGGGGTATCCACACCATCACCGTCACCCCCTCCCCCTCCTCCTACTATGCATACTGGCTAttcccctcctcctcctccccctcctcctcctcctatGCGTACTGGTTATTCCCCTCCTCCTCCTCCGCCTTCACCACCTCCTCCTCCTTTACTTGGTTCTTCAGCGCCACCTCCCCCTCCGCTGCCACCAACACTACATTCCTCGCAAGTTGCTCCACCTCCACCGCCCCTGCCACCTTTGCGAAATGCTCctcctccaccacccccacctccTTCAAAATATGCTCCCCCTCCCCCTCCTCCTCCGCCTTCTTTATACAATGTTCCATCTGCACCACCTCCACCTCCCCCTCCTTTTTCTAGAGCACCACCACCACCTCCTCCACCGCCTGGAGGTCCACCTCCACCACCTCCTCCAATGTGGGGGCCTCCACCTCCTCCACCTCCTCCGGGAGGTGGCCGTCCACCTCCACCTCCTGGAGCACCTCCTCCTATGCGGGGGCCTCCACCTCCACCACCTCCTCCTGGAGGTGGCCCTCCTCCACCACCTCCTCCTCCTGGAGGTCGCGCACCTGGTCCACCTCCCCCACCCCCTCCGGGAGGACGCGCACCTGGTCCGCCTCCCCCACCCCCTCCGGGAGGACGAGCACCTGGTCCTCCTCCCCCACCCCCTCCGGGAGGACGCGCACCTGGTCCACCTCCTCCACCTGGAGCTCCAAGACCTCCAGGTGGTGGGCCTCCCCCACCACCACCATTTGGCGCTAAAGGACCTGGTGCAGTTGGCAGAGGCATTCCCGCAGGGAGAGGGCAGGGATTTTCACGCACAGCTGGTGGTGTAGCCCCTCGAAGATCTAACTTAAAGCCGTTGCATTGGAGCAAGGTATCTAGGGCACTGCAAGGAAGCTTATGGGATGAGCTGCAAAGAAACGGAGAGTCTCAATT GTCACCAGAATTTGATTTTTCAGAACTTGAGACTCTTTTCTCTGCTACAGTCCCCAAGTCAGATAATGCGGGTAAATCTGGAGGGAGAAGGAAGTCTGTTGGGTCTAAACCAGAAAAGGTTCACCTG ATTGACTTAAGGAGGGCAAATAATACTGAAATTATGCTCACAAAGGTGAAAATGCCACTGCCTGACATGGTG GCAGCTGCCCTCGCAATGGATGAGTCAATTTTAGATGCTGATCAGGTGGAGAATCTTATCAAGTTTTGTCCTACAAAAGATGAGATGGAACTTCTGAAG AATTACACTGGCGACAAGGAGCTCCTGGGAAAGTGTGAACAG TTTTTTCTGGAGCTCATGAAGGTGCCTCGAGTCGAGTCAAAAATGAGAGTTTTTCTCTTCAAGATCCAGTTCAACTCTCAG GTCAAGGACTTCAAAAAAAACTTAAACACTGTGAACTCTGCTTGTGAAGAG CAGGTCCGACATTCTCTCAAATTGAAGGAAATATTAAAGAAAATATTGTATTTAGGGAATACATTAAACCAAGGAACTGCCAGAG GTTCTGCCGTTGGATTTAAGTTGGACAGTCTTTTGAAGCTGACTGATACACGTGCTACTAACAACAAGATGACACTCATGCATTATCTTTGTAAG GTTCTTGCTGCCAAGTCACCAGCACTTTTAGACTTCCATGTAGATCTTGTAAGCCTGGAAGCTGCGTCAAAG ATACAATTGAAGTCTCTGGCTGAAGAAATGCAAGCAATCATCAAGGGTTTGGAAAAAGTTAAAAAGGAACTGGAGGCATCCGAGAATGATGGCCGTGTGTCTGAAATTTTTCGTAAG ACCTTAAAGGAGTTCGTTGGTGTGGCTGAAGCACAGGTTGGCTCTGTCAAGGAGTTATATTCTGTTGCG GGCAGAAATGCAGATGCACTTGCACTATATTTCGGTGAGGATCCTGCCCGCTGTCCGTTTGAGCAAG TCACAGCGACCCTCTTAAATTTTGTGAGGCTGTTCCGCAAAGCCCACGAAGAGAACTTGAAGCAGGCTGAACTAGAAAGGAAGAAAGTTCAGAAGGAGGCTGAAATGGAGAATGCCAAAGGAATTAATTTAACAAAGAAGGGTTTCAAGTGA